The following is a genomic window from Ethanoligenens harbinense YUAN-3.
GGATGCGCCCGTTTTCCGCCACGATGAGATGCCCGCTGAACACCAGGTCGGTGGAGGACTCGCCCTCGCCGCTGCCGGCATACAGATACCCGCTGATGCACCGCCCGGACTGTGTGCCCACGATGCCGCGCAGGTAGGCCGCCTTGCCCGCCACCTGCGTGCTGGCCGAGAGATTGGCGATCACCGTGGCGCCCGCCAGTGCCAACCGGCAGGATGGCGGCACCGGAACCCACACGTCCTCGCAGATTTCCACGCCGAACACGAAATCCGGCAGGTTTTCACACGCAAACAGCAGGTCGGTGCCAAACGGTGCCTCCTGCCCCGCCAGTGTGACGGTGCCGCCTGCGCGCACGCCGGATGTGAAATGACGCTGCTCGTAAAATTCCGCATAATTGGGCAGATAGGTTTTGGGCACGACCCCGAGCAGGCGGCCGCGGTGCAGCACGGCCGCGCAGTTGTACAGCTTGGTTCGGCGCACCGGCAGCCCCACCACCATCACCGCGTCGAAACCCCGGCTTTCCTTCAGAAGTGTTTCCAGCGCCGATTCCGCCGCGTCCAGCAGCGTCTGGTGCAGGAAAAGATCGCCGCAGGTATAGCCCGTGAGACAAAGCTCGGGGAAAACGACCAGGCCCGCTTGTTTTCCCTCCGCCTGCTCCATCCACCGGCCGATCACACGCGCGTTCTCCGCGCAATCCGCCACCGTAATGCGCGGAGAAACTACTGCGGCTCGAATATATCCGTCTTTCATTGAAACGCCCCTATCCGGCAAAGCACCGTTTTCTGTATCCGTTGATTGTTCTTGCGCAGTCTGTCATACATAGTACTATTGTAAAAGCCTGCGCGCAAAAGTCAATCGCTTTTTCCGCAGAACCTCATATTTTGCGCATTCCCCGCAAACATGCTATAATGAAAAAACTTGCTGTTGCTTTTTGCGCGGACGCGTACGCGGTGAACCGCAAACGCGCCGCGCGGGCATGAACGTTCACATCCATACAGGCAGGTGCTGCATGGAACTCATCGTTAAAAAACACGCCCGCATTGATCTGCTGGACGCGGTGCGCGGCGTTGCCATCCTGGCCATGGTCTTTTACCATGCGCTGTTCGACCTCACTGCCATTTTCGGCGTGCGCATTCCCCTGTTCGCCTGGCTGACGCCGCTGGAACCGCCGTTTGCGGGCGCGTTCATCCTGCTGGCCGGCTTGTCCTGCCGCTTTTCACACAACAATGTGCGGCGGGCGCTGCGTGTGCTGGCCATCGCCGCGGCCGTGACCATCGGCACGGTGCTGTTTCTGCCGGATGAAGCCATCTGGTTCGGCATCCTGCATTTCATGGGCGTCGCCATCCTGCTCTATATCCCCTGCCGCCCGCTGCTGGACCGGACACCCATGGCCGTCTCGCTGACGGTGCTGGGGGCGCTGTTCGTGCTGACGTACACCCTGCCGTCCTCCGGCCTGCTCGGCATCCCCGGCCTGTTCGGCTTCGTGCTGCCGACAGACTGGTTTTCCACACCGTATCTGTTCTGGCTGGGGCTGCCCGACCCGTCGTTCGCGTCCGCCGATTATTTTCCGCTGCTGCCGTGGCTGTTTCTGTTCCTCATCGGCGCGGTGCTGGGCACTCCGGTGAAAGAACGGCGCCTGCCGGAGTGGTTTTACACCGCGCGCATGCCGGTGCTGGCCGCTGCGGGGCGGAACACGCTGCTGATCTACGCGTTGCACCAGCCCGTCCTGTACGGCGTGATGTACCTGATCTTTTCCATTATAAAGTAATATTTCCACAGCGCCAAGACATCCCCAGGAGGCCCTTGTTATGCAATTTTTCGATTTTC
Proteins encoded in this region:
- a CDS encoding heparan-alpha-glucosaminide N-acetyltransferase translates to MELIVKKHARIDLLDAVRGVAILAMVFYHALFDLTAIFGVRIPLFAWLTPLEPPFAGAFILLAGLSCRFSHNNVRRALRVLAIAAAVTIGTVLFLPDEAIWFGILHFMGVAILLYIPCRPLLDRTPMAVSLTVLGALFVLTYTLPSSGLLGIPGLFGFVLPTDWFSTPYLFWLGLPDPSFASADYFPLLPWLFLFLIGAVLGTPVKERRLPEWFYTARMPVLAAAGRNTLLIYALHQPVLYGVMYLIFSIIK